The following proteins are co-located in the uncultured Methanobrevibacter sp. genome:
- a CDS encoding RNA polymerase Rpb4 family protein, translating to MIGKEVIESQPIPGSKVKEVLEEFRENDNELNYEQNITLNHLERFKRFSVEDAEEIVEKLQSEFGLREKVAVHIVDLIPQDLADLRLIFAKEPGQVDKEDMEKILELLEQYDVIE from the coding sequence ATGATTGGAAAAGAAGTTATTGAAAGCCAACCTATTCCAGGTTCTAAAGTTAAAGAAGTTCTTGAAGAGTTTAGAGAAAACGATAATGAACTGAACTACGAACAGAACATTACTTTAAACCACCTTGAAAGGTTTAAAAGATTTTCCGTTGAAGACGCAGAGGAAATTGTCGAAAAGCTTCAAAGCGAATTTGGCCTTAGAGAAAAAGTTGCTGTTCATATTGTTGATTTAATTCCACAGGATTTGGCTGACTTAAGATTAATTTTTGCAAAAGAACCGGGCCAAGTTGACAAAGAAGATATGGAAAAAATTTTAGAACTTCTTGAACAATATGATGTTATTGAATAG
- a CDS encoding MATE family efflux transporter, whose translation MNFKIADSKFKELLLPTLLMVMALNISSVVDSFFVGSFIGPNAVAAIDLLEPMILLVTVFEWLFGLGGQILALNKKAEFDIDGSNRYFTTSIVVSFIATLIMTVLCLMFMDPIATLLGSDAVTKPLVMQYSTYLYGCFVVSTVAAVLAQYIRVDGQPNFASAIIIIANVVNIIFDYLFLSAGMGMASAALASFIGYTVGLAACLLYIRSPKRTFRFVRKALEIKTFIKTTAKMIKVGFPGASIGIFDVIFVYFMNLFLAATLGNLGLTTYMLCMDALVLGSIVDIGISETLTSIVPIYYAKHDYANINHLIRLSLIITVICAVVLTVITWIWPQGFLALYNFNHLEMAGFAIHALQLYSFFFLLSILPNMLVFYYEAIERSVFSSIVSVLFTLIFPLLTVIGLYELIGNDGIWLGFPVSCIISMIFIIVSVKVIQKREPKYGGLLFFENDLVDKTENFVLTDNDEDERKECLNHLKNLNADEEFCNNTNKIFDVIFETNPHDTYVEVLVIDYPDNIHLDIKYDGEKKNLDNLKKKFPEDLLKYAEVLGFNTIEYVMDKS comes from the coding sequence ATGAATTTCAAAATAGCAGACAGCAAATTTAAGGAATTATTACTGCCAACTTTACTTATGGTTATGGCTTTAAACATAAGTTCAGTTGTCGATTCATTTTTCGTAGGGTCATTTATAGGTCCGAATGCAGTTGCAGCAATTGACCTTTTAGAGCCTATGATTCTATTAGTAACCGTTTTTGAATGGTTATTCGGACTTGGAGGACAGATTCTAGCTTTAAATAAAAAAGCAGAATTTGATATTGATGGAAGTAATCGTTACTTTACAACATCCATAGTCGTGTCATTCATAGCGACTCTTATAATGACCGTTTTATGTTTAATGTTCATGGATCCTATCGCTACACTTTTAGGTTCAGATGCAGTTACAAAACCTCTTGTTATGCAATATTCCACATACTTATACGGATGTTTTGTTGTATCTACAGTCGCAGCTGTGCTTGCACAATACATTCGTGTAGACGGTCAGCCAAATTTCGCATCAGCAATTATTATTATAGCTAATGTAGTCAATATCATCTTTGATTATCTGTTCTTATCAGCAGGAATGGGTATGGCTTCAGCAGCACTTGCATCATTTATTGGATACACTGTTGGTCTTGCAGCATGTTTACTATACATCCGCAGCCCGAAAAGAACATTTAGATTCGTGCGCAAAGCACTTGAAATTAAAACTTTCATAAAAACAACAGCTAAAATGATTAAAGTAGGTTTCCCAGGTGCAAGTATCGGTATTTTTGATGTAATATTTGTGTATTTTATGAACCTTTTCCTGGCTGCAACCTTAGGAAATCTGGGACTGACCACATATATGTTATGTATGGATGCGCTGGTACTCGGAAGTATTGTTGATATCGGAATTTCAGAAACCCTGACATCAATTGTTCCGATATATTATGCAAAACACGATTATGCAAATATAAATCATCTGATTAGGCTCTCATTAATAATTACAGTAATCTGTGCAGTAGTACTGACAGTTATCACATGGATATGGCCTCAAGGATTTTTAGCTCTTTACAATTTCAATCATTTAGAAATGGCAGGCTTTGCAATTCATGCACTGCAATTATATTCATTCTTCTTCCTCCTATCAATACTGCCAAACATGTTGGTATTCTATTACGAAGCTATCGAAAGGTCAGTTTTCTCAAGCATCGTATCAGTCCTGTTCACATTAATATTCCCGTTACTTACAGTAATCGGATTATATGAACTGATTGGAAATGATGGAATATGGCTCGGATTTCCGGTCAGCTGTATAATCTCAATGATTTTCATTATCGTGTCTGTTAAAGTTATTCAAAAAAGAGAACCAAAATACGGAGGACTGTTATTTTTTGAAAATGACCTGGTTGATAAAACTGAAAACTTTGTTTTAACAGACAATGATGAAGATGAACGAAAAGAATGTTTGAATCATTTGAAAAACTTGAATGCTGATGAAGAGTTCTGCAACAATACAAATAAGATATTTGATGTGATTTTTGAAACAAATCCTCATGACACATATGTTGAAGTACTGGTTATTGATTATCCTGACAATATCCACCTTGACATCAAGTACGACGGGGAAAAGAAAAATCTTGATAACCTTAAAAAGAAATTCCCTGAAGACCTTCTCAAATATGCGGAAGTTCTGGGATTCAATACCATCGAATATGTTATGGACAAAAGCTAA
- a CDS encoding DUF655 domain-containing protein, which translates to MKNNNKKERTPPVKKEEYAVILDYLSRGYVKSDMSKFGGKAVAQAIGTEQFTLLELAPKTGVDLEIQDTVYIGKGKRDKIYRVLGKLDFENLTATSRIELEYAIRDIVEANEEKYVDFFNTTDSLSTRLHSLELIPGIGKKYMWDIIKAREEKPFESFEDITKRLPTLTDPAGMIVNRVKQELDTSTVNRRGKNKYYIFTQAPRKPRR; encoded by the coding sequence ATGAAAAATAATAATAAAAAAGAGAGAACTCCACCAGTGAAAAAAGAAGAATATGCAGTTATTCTTGATTACTTAAGCAGAGGATATGTTAAATCAGACATGTCAAAATTTGGTGGAAAAGCTGTTGCTCAAGCAATTGGTACTGAACAATTCACTTTACTAGAATTAGCTCCGAAAACTGGTGTAGATTTAGAAATTCAAGATACCGTTTACATTGGAAAAGGCAAAAGGGATAAAATCTATAGGGTTTTAGGAAAACTAGATTTCGAAAATTTAACTGCAACCAGTAGAATTGAATTAGAATATGCTATTAGAGATATTGTAGAAGCAAATGAAGAAAAATATGTTGATTTCTTCAATACTACTGATTCATTAAGCACAAGGCTTCACAGCCTAGAGTTAATTCCAGGAATTGGTAAAAAATACATGTGGGACATCATTAAAGCAAGAGAAGAAAAACCTTTCGAAAGTTTTGAAGACATAACCAAAAGACTGCCAACATTAACTGATCCTGCAGGAATGATTGTTAACAGAGTAAAACAAGAATTAGACACCTCCACTGTAAACAGAAGAGGTAAAAAT